Within the Solibacillus silvestris genome, the region ATTAATATTAAAATCCTATGACAACAAAAAAAGTGTCCAGCAACAGCTAGACACAAATAGAACAATACGTTTTCAAACATATTATCCAAAGAAAGGAGGTAAAAACGAAGACGAAGAATTTCTTAGCCTTGCTACCTAATTTTACCCTTTGTTATTTTTTGTTAAACGTAAATTACAAATATTTTAAGTCAAAATTCAATTTATATGATCACAAAGACTAAAAAATCTCTTTTTAGGTTAGAATACTCATAAATTATCAATGAATGTAAAAGGATGATTATGTAATGAGTGTTATTGTATTAGATAACAAAAGACTTTTTCTAAAAAGAATTAAAAGTTATGAGCTGAATACAGAAGAAATATATTATAGAAATGATAAAACAGAGGAACGATTTCTTTTCCTATTCCTTATGAATGAGGAGGAACTATGGAGTGAATATAAGTTCGAATATTTATATATTAAGATGTTTGACGGCAGCGAATATAAGTATTTCTCTGATAAAAAATTAGATAATATTTTAAAGAAAATGGATAACTACTTTAAAGAAATCGGCATTGACAGTGAAGTAGAAGATTGCTCTTATGATCTTTCTAACGATTGTTACTATGTTAGTGAAAAATTAAAAGATATACTAGAAAATAATGAGTATTTAGCGCAAGCTGTTGATAGTTATATAATAACGAAGGATACGTTCATATTCGTTGATGAAGACATTTCAAGTATAGCGACTAGAATGGATAATTCCTTTGGATTGGTATAAGAGCATTGAATGATCAATTCTTACTAAGAATGGGCATAAAGCATTAAAAAACGCCTTCTGAACAATTGTTCTAGGAGGCGTTTTTATAAAGTAATATTCTCGTAATAAGTAATAAGTTTCCGAGGCGAAATGAACTCAAGTAAGTTCTTAACTCGCCACCATTTCAATACGAATCTTATCTGCAATCATCGCAATGAACTCTGAGTTTGTCGGTTTTGATTTCATATGGTGCACTGTATAGCCGAACAGTTCTGAGATATTCTCATAGCTGCCGCGGTTCCAGGCTACTTCAATGGCATGGCGAATTGCACGTTACACACGTGACGGTGTTGTCCCGAATTTTTTCGCGATTTCCGGATATAAAATTTTTGTAACTGAGCTTAATAATTCAATGTCATTGTAAACCATCTGGATCGCTTCACGTAAATAAGCATATCCTTTTATATGTGCAGGTACACCAATCTCTTTAATTATGCCTGTAATCGTTGTATCCAATAAGCGTGTATCCATTTTTGCAGGGGTGTTCGTTGATAAAACCGGTACACGTTTTTCCTGTTCGACTTTCTTTCCTGCACAATGCAGAATTTTTTGAACTAGCTGCTCAAACTCAAAAGGTTTCAACATGAAGTAAGAAGCACCGTAATTCACGGCCTGCTTCATTACATCTTCTTGTCCGAATGCAGTTAGCATAATGACTTGTGTCTGTGTATAACGCTCATCGTTATACATTTCTTCCAATACAGCCAGTCCATCCAAATGCGGCATAATGATATCCAATAGTAGAACATCGATTTTATGCTCTTCCAACATTTTAATACAGATTTTTCCGTTGGATGCTGTAGCAACAATTTCAATTTGCGGATGATTTGTAAAATACACTTCCATCATTTT harbors:
- a CDS encoding DNA polymerase III subunit alpha; translation: MSVIVLDNKRLFLKRIKSYELNTEEIYYRNDKTEERFLFLFLMNEEELWSEYKFEYLYIKMFDGSEYKYFSDKKLDNILKKMDNYFKEIGIDSEVEDCSYDLSNDCYYVSEKLKDILENNEYLAQAVDSYIITKDTFIFVDEDISSIATRMDNSFGLV